CAGCGACCCCAAGGGCCTGTATGCCCTGAACCAGGAACTGCTGGCCAGAGTGTACGCAGCACCCACCCTGGTGCTCTGATCGGACATGGGCCGTACGCTCATTGCCATCGGATTGCTGCTGGTGGTGGTGGGAGTCATCGTGGAGTTCGGAGGCCATTTCCTGCCCCTGGGCCATCTCCCCGGCGACATCCACATCACCGGCAGACATGGCAGTTTTTATTTTCCCATCGTGACCTGCATCGTGGTCAGTGTGATCTTGAATCTGCTGCTGCGGTTGTTCCATTAACAAAAAAACTGTCGCGCAAGCGGCAGTTTTTTTGTTTCCTTCGGCTGCAGACTAGTGACTAGAGACTAGTGACGGGGTGTGAAAAAGAATTTTTTCACACCCCCCCTTTTTCAGTGGCTGGTGGATAGCGAGTAGTGGTTGGAAAAGAATTTTTTGCACGCCGGGCAGGGTGCCGCTGGCCGACCATGGAGCCGAGCGTAAAGCCATTTTCTGTTTC
This is a stretch of genomic DNA from Acidaminococcus timonensis. It encodes these proteins:
- a CDS encoding DUF2905 domain-containing protein; translated protein: MGRTLIAIGLLLVVVGVIVEFGGHFLPLGHLPGDIHITGRHGSFYFPIVTCIVVSVILNLLLRLFH